In Nostoc piscinale CENA21, the genomic stretch CCCAAACGCCCGTCCATTGAATTTATTGATGTTCCCCAAAATTTTTGGGCTTACAAAGCTTTACAAATTGCCGCCAGTGGTGGTTTTGTGAGTGGATTTAGCGATCGCACTTTCCGCCCCGATCAAAATGTCCAAAGGTTACAGGTGATTGTTTCCCTCGTGAATGGTCTGGGTTTACCCGCCGCCCAAAGTAATTTATTACTTCCTTACACTGACAGTAATACTATTCCTGACTATGCCCAAAAAGCGGTGGCAACTGCTACACAACAACGCATTGTTGTCAACTATCCCAAGCCTAATTTACTCGCCCCCACCCGCGAAGCCACAAGGGCGGAGGTTGCTGCAATGGTTTATCAAGCCTTAGTAGCTATTAACCGCACCGCAAATCTTAATTCGCCCTATATTGTTTCGACAGCCAAGGGTTGACCAAGTAAAATGAAAAACATTGCTGATTAACTTGGAAACCTTGGTGACCAACCCTATAGCTAAAAACACACTAGGCTATAGGCGATGGGTCGAAAATTTACACCTATTGCCTCAAGCCAATAGTCCCATGTTTACCAAAACGCCAGAAACAGCTGCTGAATTAGCAGCCGCCCTCCTAATTCACTACAGTTTTGACCTCAGTGGCTATAGTGCTACTGAGTTAGTTTACCGTTGGCAAAATCAATATCCCCTTGATTGGCTGCATTTAGCAGTGATTGAAGCTTTGTATCAAGGTCGTTATAAAGCGATTTCTGTCCAGCAAATCCTGGCTTTTTGGCAACGAAGGCAACAGGCAATTTATCATTTCAACATGGAATTTGAACGCCTAATTTGCAGTAAATTCCCGGAAATCTTAACTGCCCTAAACACGCCAGCATTACCACCTGCTCAAGAGGATAGTAGCTCAGAAAATGTAGCGAATGTTGCCAATTTGGCAATAAATCATTCTGCATACTCGTCTGAAGCGGAATTTGAACCCAGCTACACACAAACACAAACAGCCTCTAACCGTAGCGAAAGTGAACGTGTCAAACACATTTTGGCATCATCAACTTTAACTCTCCCCGCCACAGAAACTAAATCCAGGATGACTTCATCACCAGTTCTGCCCAATCATTTTTCAGTAAATTCTGACAATCAGCCCAAATTACTGCCATCTACAGTTAATCATCCTCCAATTGACCGCTTTACTCCCGAAACCAGCGATCGCTCTGAGTCATTTACCTCTAAACTTAAGGCCATTTCTAACGAAAGGCCGCAGCGTGTGTCTACTCACAGACAACTTGAACAAAGTTAGTAAAACTAATCAAATATTTTTAAGATTATTTTTCACCAGAAAATAAAATTAATATATTCTTTTTTGAATATTAAATCGGCGATCGCACTTGCAATCATAAATAAAAGTTTATGTAATTTTAAATTAGATTTATACTGATTTTTACTTGAAAATTAAGTAATCAGCTTAATTTAGCTATGGCGAAATCAGTTTTTCAATTATTTAAATTTCTGAGTTGAAATAAAAATCTTTGTAGAGACGTTGTTACAGAACGTCTCTACAAAGATTTAAAAAAATCCAGAAAATCATTTTTATCAATTCAGGCACAACAAATAATTTGGAATCTGAAATTTATTTGATTGCAGATATTTCCGCAATCAAATAAATGAATTTTTGCTGTCAAAAAAATTATGCCCAAAAAACAAACATTTTCCCTATGGTTCAAGTTACTTTTAATGTGTGGGGAAACGGTTCTATTAACCGTTCAGGAATAATTAATTCTAGTGAGCCGACATATACTATTATTCACGGCTATCAAAGCACTGCTGGTAATGCTGGGAATAACTACCAACCCGCAGATTGGGTAGTCAACATTGCCCAAACCATTCGCCAGCGCGAGTCGAATGCAAACATTATTTTGGTAGATTGGGAAGCAGGCGCAAGTTCCTTGTATTATCCAACTGCGGCTAGTAACACGCGGGATGTCGGGAATCAGTTGGCTACCTATTTAAGAAGTCGCGGTGTAGCTCCAGCTGATGTTAACCTGATTGGACATAGTTTAGGAGCGCATGTAGCGGGGTTTGCTGGTGCGGCTTATCGTGCGGCTACGGGAAGTTCCATCGGACAAATTGTGGGCTTAGATCCAGCTGGGCCGAATTTTGAAGGTGCAGCCGCAGGCGATCGCTTAGATCCCACCGATGCAACTCGCGTGACAGCTATACATACCAGTGAAACCTTGGGCTACGATGCACGACTCGCTACCCTAGACCTCTACATTAACTGGAATGACCTATTCCAACCAGGACAAATCAGTTTTGTGGGTAATCACAGCTATGCCCATACTTTGTATACACAATTACTCCAAGGCAATAGCTTTACTCAGTCAAACGATACTCTGCTGAACTTGAACACCGTACTCAATGCAGGGTTTCTGGGTGAGAACTATAACAGCACTAAAAACAATCAAGTAATTGCTGCACTCAATCTTGTTGGTACTACTGGCAATGATGTTTTGTCTGGTGGTGCAGCTAATGATACTATCCGTGGCAACGCTGGTAATGACAGAATTACAGGTGGCGACGGTAATGATTTGCTTTACGGTGATAGTGGTAATGACCGCATCAATGGCGGACGTGGTAATGATTCTATCTTCGGTGGTAGTGGAAGCGATCGCTTGTTTGGTGATGATGGCAACGATATCATCACAGGTGCAGATGCCTCAAATGGTAGAGGTTTGGGTGAAATTGACCGCTTAACAGGTAGTATAGGGAGCGATCGCTTTGTGGTTGGTGCTACCACGGGTGTCTTCTACAGCGATGGTAATACTAGCACCTCTGGTCTAAGTGACTATGCCTTAATCACTGATTTCAATGCCCTAGAAGATATCATCCAATTATCAGGCTCTAAATCTAGCTACAGCTTGGGAACCGTACCCACTGGTTTACCTACAGGGACAGCCCTATTCCTCAATGAAAGCAGCCTGGAACTAGTAGCGATTATTCAAGGTTCTACCAACTTCAGCTTGAGTGCTAACTATTTCGTCACAGTTTAAATTTCAAAAGTCCCCGATAGCCCGCTACAGGCGGGCTTTTCATTTTTAACAGTATTTTATCTAGCTTTTATAAGGTTATCTTAGCTGTCTCTTAACATCAATCGTTTACAACTCCTGAGTAGCAGACAATTCATTCACAATTCAGGAGAACACTATGAAATTTTCCAGACGTAAATTTTTCACCTTAGCCGGAACAGGAACAGCCGGTGCTGTTCTTTTATCACCATTACAAGCTTTTTACGCCCAGCGCATATTAGCGGCAGGGCCTTACGGTGCTTTACAACCAGATCCTTTAGGTGTCCTAGATTTGCCTGCTGGATTTTCTTACAGAAGATTATCAGAAACAGAGCAAACAATGACTGATGGCTACAGAGTTCCCGGTGGTCATGACGGTATGGCCGCCTTTGCTGGAGCCAATGGTAATACAATTCTCATCCGCAACCATGAACTTTCTCCAAGCTCTAGCAATGGTTTGAGCGCACCCAATAGCAGGAAGTACAACACAAGTGCTAGGGGCGGTTGCACTAAATTAGTGGTTAATTCTTCCCGTAACCTAGTAGAACATCGAGGAGTTTTGGCGGGAACCATTCGCAATTGTGCTGGTGGCCCTACGCCTTCAGGGTCTTGGTTAAGTTGTGAGGAAACCTTTGAAACCAATAACAACAAAAGGCATGGTTATGTGTTTGAAGTTCCCAGTAGCGCCAATACTTTTGTTACCCCTGTCCCACTAACAGCTATGGGGCGTTTCAACCATGAGGCTGCTGCGGTAGATCCCAACACAGGCTATATTTACATGACAGAAGACCAGCCGAATGGACTATTTTATCGCTTCATTCCCAACCAAACCAACAACCTGAGTGCTGGCGGTACGCTCTACGCCTTAAGAATTATCGGCTCATCTGGAATCAACACCGCTACAAATTTCCCTAAAAATACTCAAATAACAGTAGACTGGGTAACAATTAATACTCCTGATCCCGCTAATGATACCGTCAGAACCGAAGGTTATAACAAAGGTGCAGCCAGGTTTTCTGGTGGCGAAGGTATCTTTTATGGTAGTGGTTATGTCTACTTCACTTGTAAGAGTGGCGGTAGTAGTGGAGATGGTCAAATTTGGCGCTATTCGCCTACTAACAATACCGTTGAACTGTATATTGAACCCAACAATTCTGGCCTTTTAGATAATCCCGACAATATTATTGTTTTCCCCAACCGTGACATCTTCCTTTGTGAAGATGGAGATGGAACAGATTATATTTTGGGCATTACACCCAGTGGCAGTCTTTACAAGTTTGCCAGGAATGCTCTCAACACATCAGAGTTTGCTGGAGTTTGTTTCTCACCTGATGGGCAAACCATGTTTGTGAATATGCAGACACCAGGAATTACCTTTGCGATTTGGGGTTCCTGGTAAATTTAGCTCTTAACTAAATCCTCTTCTACCTATTACTTACTATATCCACGGCTCCTACACGTAATGCCACACGTTTGTACTGACTAGCATCATAAGGAACACCAGCGTGCATAACTTGGGAGTTATCCCAAAAAACCAAATCTCCAGGCTGCCACACATGAGCATAAACGGGTGTACATTCTAAAATCCTTTGAAATAGTTCGTGCCAAAATTTTTGCGCCAAACTCAATTCATCTTCCATTCCTACCAGTATGGATGTATCTGAACCTAGATATAAGCCTTTCTGCCCCGTGACTTTATGAGTTGAAACAATAGGATGTTTTTTCATCGGTACATCTGCCCCTAGCTTAGATGTTCTTGGTGGCAGATGATACATTGACATTTGCTCTAATTGCTGCTGATATTCAGGCTTAAGATTTTGATAAGCCTCTACCATATCAAGAAATTCCGTGGTGTGGGGTTGACCATCAATTCCTTGTGCTGGTATTTCCACACCATACAACATCACTACATACAAAGAATTCATATCTAGACCTGCTGTTCTGGGCAGATGGTCTTTGTCATGATGCCATTGCCAAGCAAATTTACCCAGAATTTCGGGAGAATTTGTTTTGGGATTTCCTAAGATACCAACACCAGGGCTTTGTAAATTTGGGTCAATATCTGGGTCTAAAGGTTTGGGTAGATACTTAAAGCCTGATTCCCCAAAAGCTTGGGTGGCAAATTTCTGCAATTGTGATGCTGTTAAATGTTGATCTCTGACGACAACTACACCATTCGCCCAAAGAGATTGTTTAAATTCTTGTATTTGTTGGTTTGTAAGTTGCGTCAGATTGCAACCTTGTAAAACTTCTGTACCTAGTCTATGATGCTGCTGAACTGTTTGCGGCATTTTCCTAGTCCTTGTTACTTGATTTCAATCTATCGGCTAAACAGTTCAAGAGAATGGATGTGTTAAAAAATATTTATTCGCTAGTTACAATTCTCAACAAACAGCATTTAGTATGTATCAGTACAAATTCTGTACGCAGCCGTGGATAAATCAACCATGCCAAATTTTCCGTTTGGCGGTCAACCAAACAGGTACCTACACCCTCTCTCTAAACCTTGATTTTTCGTCTCACTGCGTCAGTCCTCGCAACATTACTTAACTATTCTGCGTCACGAGATGAATTCTCATCTCATAGGTTTTGAAATTCAAGTAGCCCAGATTTGAATTTCCACCCAGTCTGGCAGTTTGTTGTTTTCATAAATGAGTATCTGAAAGAATAATGAGAAATATCAGTAAGTACTTCAGTACGATTTCTTTAGTTGTGCTACTGCAAAGTTTTCCGATAAATGTTCAAGCACAATCAACAGAAACACCTTCTCAGACAAGCTCAGATTCTATTCAACAGGTAATTGCCGCTAAATGGATGACCAATTCGCCAGATGGCAATTTTCATCCTGAAAGATTGCTAAATCGGGCAGAATTAGCCTCAATTATGGTGAAAGTCTTTCGGCTAGATAAACGACCATCTGTGAATCAAGAAAATGTTTTGATTGCAGATGTCCCGGCTTCTAATCGCGCATTTAACGATATTCAGATAGTCTTAAAAACAGACATCATGAAAGGCTATCGGGGGAATTTGTTTTTTCCCAACCAAAGAGTTAACAGAGCAGAAGCTTTGGCGATATTTGCCCAAGCTTACGGTGTCTTTCAATTTGATGATGATTCGGTGAATGAGATTTTAGCCTCCCATCCTGATGCTACATCAATTCCGACATGGGCGCGAAGAGCGATCGCCACCGTAGTCTCGGAAGGATTTGTCAAAACAGACAGCCAAGGCAATCTTTCCCCATTGCAACCCATGACTCGTGGAGATATGGCTTACGTACTGAGTAAATACTTGCAACGGCAACAAAAGCTACCAGACACACCAGAAGTTCCGACTGTGCCTGATAATACAGTTTCACCCTAGTGTTCAAGGTAACGTACCCATATTCGGAGAAATCACACAAAAAACAGGTATCGAGAATGCCAAACCTTGACAGCAAAAGATTCTTATCTCCTAAAGCTGTATCGAAGCAGAGTGTGTGATTACGTAAGTTCTCATTCTTAACGGGTTATGTAACAGAATTGCAACGCCCCATCATCATGGGGGCAACCCGACCGTGGGAAAATCAAAATACCAGAAGTAGAAATTAGAGAGGAAAACCCTATAATATGCATCTGAGCGAAATCACCCATCCTAATCAGTTGCACGGTTTATCTATCCGGCAACTGCAACAAATTGCTCGCCAAATTCGAGATAAACACCTGCAAACAGTAGCAGCAACAGGCGGTCATTTAGGGCCAGGTTTGGGTGTTGTAGAGTTAACTCTAGGGCTTTACCAAACATTAGATTTAGATCAAGATAAAGTTATTTGGGATGTCGGACACCAAGCTTATCCCCACAAATTGATTACAGGACGTTACAGTAACTTCCATACCCTCAGACAGAAAGACGGAGTTGCTGGTTATCTCAAACGTTGCGAAAGCAAGTTTGACCACTTTGGTGCTGGTCACGCTTCTACAAGTATCTCCGCCGCCTTGGGTATGGCATTAGCTAGAGATTTAAAAGGTGAAAAATTTAAAGCGGTTGCTGTTATTGGTGATGGTGCTTTAACTGGTGGGATGGCCTTAGAAGCCATTAACCATGCTGGACATTTGCCGAAAACTAACTTGCTGGTAGTGCTGAACGACAATGAGATGTCCATCTCTCCCAACGTCGGTGCAATTCCTCGCTACCTCAACAAAATGCGCCTGAGTCCGCCCGTCCAATTCATCAAAGATAACTTTGAGGAACAATTCAAGCAAATTCCTTTCGTGGGTGAATCTTTGTCTCCAGAGTTGGGACGCATCAAAGAAGGGATGAAGCGGTTAGCAGTTCCCAAGGTAGGGGCGGTATTTGAAGAACTGGGCTTTACCTATATGGGGCCAGTTGATGGACACAATTTAGAAGAATTGATTGCAACTTTCCAACAAGCACATCAAATACAAGGGCCAGTTTTAGTACATGTAGTCACAACCAAAGGTAAAGGCTATGAACTGGCGGAACAAGACCAAGTAGGCTACCATGCCCAAAACCCCTTTAACTTGGCAACCGGGAAGGCTATTCCTTCTAGCAAACCCAAACCCCCTGCTTATGCTAAAGTCTTTGCCCACACCTTAGTTAAACTAGCTGAACAAAACCCGAAAATCATCGGTATTACAGCCGCAATGGCCACGGGTACAGGTTTAGACAAACTGCAAGCTAAACTACCTAATCAATATATAGATGTGGGTATTGCTGAACAACATGCTGTAACTTTAGCAGCAGGTTTAGCATCTGAAGGTATGCGTCCGGTGGCGGCTATTTATTCAACCTTCTTACAACGAGCTTACGACCAAATTATTCACGATGTTTGTATTCAAAACTTGCCTGTTTTCTTCTGTTTAGACAGGGCGGGTATTGTGGGTGCTGATGGCCCCACTCACCAAGGGATGTATGATATTGCTTATTTGCGCTGCATTCCAAACATGGTGCTAATGGCTCCCAAGGATGAAGCCGAATTACAACGGATGATTGTGACTGGCATTAATCATACCAGCAGTGCGATCGCTATGCGCTTCCCCCGTGGCAATGGTTACGGTGTCCCTTTAATGGAAGAAGGTTGGGAACCTTTGGAAATTGGTAAGGGTGAAATTCTCCGCAATGGTGATGATGTGTTAATCGTTGGCTACGGTACTATGGTTTACCCCAGTATGCAAGCGGCAGAAATTCTCAGCGAACATGGTATTGAAGCCACAGTCATTAACGCCCGCTTTGTCAAGCCTTTAGATACAGAATTAATCTTACCCTTGGCTAAGAAAATTGGTCGTGTTGTCACCTTAGAAGAAGGTTGTGTGATGGGTGGCTTTGGTTCTGCTGTCGCTGAAGCGTTACTCGATGCTGATATTGTTGTCCCCATCAAGCGTATTGGTATCCCAGATGTCTTAGTGGAACACGCTACCCCAGAAGAATCTAAGGCAGAATTAGGTTTAACTAGTCGTCAAATTGCCGAAAGAGTGATGCAGGCTTATTTCCAAAAGCAAGTATCTGCTGTGGTTTAAATCTACTGTGTGATCTTCATTAATAATGTGATTTAGGTGGTCATTTACCACCTTTTTTTGTATTGTTAAATTCTTCCCTATTCCCTACTCCCTAATCTTAAATACTGCATAACGCGCTTTTCCTTGCTGCTTGGCAGCATACATTGCTGCATCGGCATTTTGCAGTAAGTTTTCTGGCCTATCGCTACCACCTTGATTGATAGTAATACCTATACTGGCTGTAGTTGAAAATAAATTGCCATTCAGAGTTAAAGGTAAGCCTAAAGTGTCTTGAATACGTTTGGCTACGTTAATAGCATCGTTAATATCTTTAATATCTTCGAGCAGCACGGCAAACTTATCACCGCTAAACCTGCCGACTGTATCACCACTGCGTAGGCATGATTCTAACCTGCGAGCGATCGCTATTAATAAATCATCACCCATCGTATGACCATAGCGATCGTTCATTTCCTCAAAGCCATCTAAATCTAAAAATAAAATTCCAAAACGGTAATCCATCCGACGTTTACTTCTTTCTACCGCTTGTTTTAATCGGTCTAAAAATAAAGCTCGATTTGGTAATGCTGTCAATCCATCATAAAACGCATTCTGAAGCAGTCGTGATTCCATCAATTTGCGTTGGGTGACTTCTTGAAGAACTAATACTGCACCAGTAATATTATTACTACTATCACGCATCGGTGCAGCATAATCGCCAATTAATATTTCTCTGCTATGTTTATTAATTAATACACAATTATCTGGTAAATATATAACTGTTCCTGTAATTATTGTTTGTGTAGCTAAATCTTCAATTGCTTCTTCTATATCTTTGTCAATTAGTTTCACCACTTCTGCTACATTTTTTCCATGAGCTTCTTTTAGCTGCCAACCTGTCAGTATTTCAGCCATTGAATTCATAAATTGAATGCAACCATCAGTATCCGTGACAACTACAGCATGTTGCATACTGTTAATAATTGCCAACATTGGTTGCTGTTTTTCCTGCATTTTCTCGTTAATAAGGAAATTTTCATCCTCAGCAACTAGGATTTTTTCTGCCAGCATATTCAGATTACCTATTTGCTAAGTTCCGATATTGTGGGAATTGTTAACTGAATCTGAAGGTGAATAATTCTATGATAATCAATATCTCGAATAATCCGATTTTATTTTTGAAATTCTTCAATGCAACATTTTAGCCTTGCCATGCCACTACGTGTATTTCAAAAATATGTCTCTACAGGATTTATCAAGTGTTAATTCTGATAAAGTTGGTATAAAAATAAAAGTGTGAATTTTAGATGCAGTGACAAGCCAACTCTTCTTGAATAGTCATCATCAAAGCAGCAAGGTTTATAGGTTTAACAAGATAACGACGTGCGCCTAAATGTATGGCTCGTTCTTGATCTGCTTTAAAAGCAAAAGCTGAAACTACAATCACAGGTATTTTAGATAAATATGGATGTTTTTGGATTTGTTCTAACAGCCAATAACCATCAATATCTGGTAATTTTAAATCTAGTAACACTAAATCGGGCTGGAATGTGTTGACAGTTGAAAATAAAGCTGTACCCTTTGACAGACTTTTGACATTAAACCCGCAGTAACCCAGATAGTCACTCAGTAACATCCGGTTTACATGATTATCTTCAATTAATAAGACTCTTTTTAATTGATTGAGATGCACTTGCTGATTAATAGTAAGTAAATTTACTGTCATTACACAACAGAATTGAAGATAGACATTCCAGATTCTAAATTGAATACAAAATATGCTGCCAGAGGAGTTATTAAGTTACTAAAAATTTATTTATGCTATTCTGCTATATCAAAAAATAGTCAATAAAAATTAATTTTTTATCTTAGTATTTACTAAATAATATCATTATGATTTATTGATTTTTTTTAACAAAAAATTAATACTTGCTTAATAAATATTTATATTTTTATTATAGAACTTGATTGTGAATTTGTTTTCACTCATGTATATGTACTTATATAAATGGCTTATTATAGTGATATATACAACAGTAAATTCACAGGGCAAATATAAAGATTGGATAAAAAAAAGGAGCAATTATGCTCCTTTAGTAATTATTTGGAATGGAAACCGGAGTCTCAACCGGAAACTTTCTTTAACTTGCGTTGTGTAGCAACGATTCCAGCTACACCCAAGATACCCAGGACTACAGAAGGTTCTGGTACAGAAGTGGAAGGAACATATCCTGGTGTTTGCCAAGTGTAAATAGCACTGTAAGATACACCGTCATCAGAAGCAGTAATACCAGATGCAGTGGACTTAAAGCTGTAAGCGTAGTAAGTCTTACCACCAGTAACTACTTTGGCGATTTCACTAGCACCGATTTCACCTTCGTATTTATTGAGCGCATCTTGCAGGCTCAGTATATCTTTCAAAGATGTCAGTTTAGAGATTTCAGGTAGTTTAGCTTTGAGAGTGTTCAGTTGAGAAATTTGATCTGGTAGGGTCGTATTTTTGAGAGCAGTCAGTCCAGCGATTTGATTAGTCAGAGACTTAGTTTTGAGAAGAGTCAGTCCAGCGATTTGATTCTTCAGTGTATCTCTTAGTGTTTTATTGGCTGGAGTATCAGGAATTTCATTCAGCGCAGTTTGTAGTAATGAAATTTCTGTGTTAATTGTGTTTACCGCTTGTGATGATGTTGTAATTTGCCCTGGAATTGCGTCCACCGCTGATTGTAGTTTGGTAATTTGTCCAGTAATAGCGTTCAGTTGTGTTTGTACTTGTGGAATCAAAGTTTCAACTTCTGAAAGGGTTGGTAGAGATTGTTGAGGAAACTTAGATTTCATTGCATCCCAAGTGTTATTAACCTGCATTGAAATCGTGGTTGCAAGTTTACTCTTGACATCCAAGTGACCCACTAATTTCAGTTCTACGCCACCATTTGTATCGAATTGGAAACCGCCAATGTTGGGATCTCCCATTCCCAAAGAAGGAAAATAGCTGGTGACTTGTAATTGAGTAGCGGCTGAAAAACCGTTCCAAACTGACTTAAATGGAGTATAATTTTCCAACAAATCACCTAACCATTGGGAACTAAAACTCTTCCAGTCCTCAGCCGTGACACTAGTGACTGTGGCACTGTATTGTCCTTTTGTTGCAGTGAAACCAACGTTAGAAGTAGGATTTTCTGTACTGTGCCAAAGTTCAACGTTAGAACTAGCATTTTTATCTGTTAAAGCTTTGATAGCAGCAGTGGTATCCCCTGTAATAAATTGACCGTCGGAACCACCTGTGTAAGTCTTAATTTCGCTGGTATTGTTGAAGGAAAAAGTTGTAGCTTGTGCTGGGTTAGAGGCGATCGCACTCACGCCAACAGCCATCGAGGCACCAATTACAAGTGTTTTCAAAGTTCTTTTCATTTACTGTCTCCGCCAGTTTTGAGGTAATTTTCTATACTTTATTTGTCTCTGGAATTGGATTAGCCTGACTACAGGCTTTGACTCTTACAGAATGCGGCTGGTCACAAAAATCACCAGCTTTTAATCATCCCTAGTAGTTCTGCACACCAATCTAGTTTAGGAAACGGGGAGACTTTATTGGGTAAAGCTGTTGTGGATTCTAAATAAAAAGATGACTAATCTTTTGTTATTGATTTCAGCAAATCTACTATATTGCTAATTTTTCTAGTGTCGTGAATATGACATTGATGTTAAAAAGACGTTTTTACCTAGCTTTTTTTAGCTGATGCTGCATTCCCAAGCAACCAGCGATCGCAATTAATCCTAGCAATACTGAAGGTTCTGGGACTCTGCGGGGGCGTGGATTTGTACTATTGAGGTTGGCCCACCTGTTGCTATAAGCAGGGATGTAACTAGATACAGGTGCATCACTTCTAGGAGTTGGAATCAAACTAGGTGTGTAGTAATGATTTGAACTGGTATGATTTTCATCACCAGTCACTTCTGCTTGGGAAGTCGTCTGTTCCGGTTCTAGTAATGAAGTGTTGCTCAAACCCCAAACTGACTGCTGTCCCCAAACACTAATCACGACGAAAGACGCAGCACACAGGCTAATTTTTACCACACTACTTGCCATGCACCTTTATTCACCACTTCTAGTCAACCATCATCGATAGATTTTAATATCTCGATGACTCTTCCGTATTTTCTCTGTAGTTTATCTTAAACAGATCCAACATTAGATATGGATTAATCAAATTCTGGCAAATTTAACATCAAGACTTGATAAATCCACTGACATCGGCACACTTAAAGAAACTTAGCAATTCTTTCCACGGCAGTTTCTAATAAAGGTGGTTCATGTACTAAGGCAAACCGGACATATCCTTCTCCAGATTTACCAAAACCAGCACCGGGAGAAGCGGCTACCCCAGTTTGTTTGACTAACTGAGTACAAAATTCTACAGAGTTATTTTGCCAAGGTGTGGGTAATTTAGCCCAGATATACATTGTGGCTTGCGGACTGGGAACTTGCCAACCAATGCGATGTAAAGCATTCACAAAAGCATCACGGCGTTGGCGGAAGGTGGCGACTGTATTTTGGACTCCGGCTTGTGGCCCGGTTAAGGCTGCGATCGCCCCATTCAAAATTCCTCTATACTGATTAAAATCAACTGCGGCTTTGATGTGACGTAAAGCTTTGATTAACTCAGCATTGCCAATGGCATAGCCAATGCGGAAGCCGCCCATATTATAAGACTTAGAAAGGGTGAAAAATTCAATCGAGACGCTTTTTTCTGGGTCAGCTTGTAGAATTGACGGTACTAAAGATGGGGACTCTACTCCCGGAATTTCCGCAAATACCAAATCTACGTAGGGGAAATCATGAACTAAAACAATATTGTGTTGTTGACAAAAAGCTACAGCTTCTTGGAAAAAAGCCAAAGGTGCGATCGCGGCTGTGGGGTTATGGGGATAGCTCAATACCATCATCTTCGACTGAGCCACAACCGCAGCCGGAATATCTGCTAATACTGGTAAAAATCCATTTTCTGCCAGTAGTGGCATAGGATAAATTTGTCCACTGGCTAAATAAACTCCGCCTGCATGGGACGGATAACCAGGGTCAAGTAATAAGGCAAAGTCGCCAGGATTTAATAAAGCTAGAGGTAAATGAGCGGTACCTTCTTGAGAACCAATTAAAGGTAACACCTCTGTTGCGGGATCAACCTTGATGCCAAATTTCTGCTGATACCAGTCAGC encodes the following:
- a CDS encoding alkaline phosphatase PhoX; protein product: MKFSRRKFFTLAGTGTAGAVLLSPLQAFYAQRILAAGPYGALQPDPLGVLDLPAGFSYRRLSETEQTMTDGYRVPGGHDGMAAFAGANGNTILIRNHELSPSSSNGLSAPNSRKYNTSARGGCTKLVVNSSRNLVEHRGVLAGTIRNCAGGPTPSGSWLSCEETFETNNNKRHGYVFEVPSSANTFVTPVPLTAMGRFNHEAAAVDPNTGYIYMTEDQPNGLFYRFIPNQTNNLSAGGTLYALRIIGSSGINTATNFPKNTQITVDWVTINTPDPANDTVRTEGYNKGAARFSGGEGIFYGSGYVYFTCKSGGSSGDGQIWRYSPTNNTVELYIEPNNSGLLDNPDNIIVFPNRDIFLCEDGDGTDYILGITPSGSLYKFARNALNTSEFAGVCFSPDGQTMFVNMQTPGITFAIWGSW
- a CDS encoding TauD/TfdA dioxygenase family protein — protein: MPQTVQQHHRLGTEVLQGCNLTQLTNQQIQEFKQSLWANGVVVVRDQHLTASQLQKFATQAFGESGFKYLPKPLDPDIDPNLQSPGVGILGNPKTNSPEILGKFAWQWHHDKDHLPRTAGLDMNSLYVVMLYGVEIPAQGIDGQPHTTEFLDMVEAYQNLKPEYQQQLEQMSMYHLPPRTSKLGADVPMKKHPIVSTHKVTGQKGLYLGSDTSILVGMEDELSLAQKFWHELFQRILECTPVYAHVWQPGDLVFWDNSQVMHAGVPYDASQYKRVALRVGAVDIVSNR
- a CDS encoding S-layer homology domain-containing protein, producing the protein MRNISKYFSTISLVVLLQSFPINVQAQSTETPSQTSSDSIQQVIAAKWMTNSPDGNFHPERLLNRAELASIMVKVFRLDKRPSVNQENVLIADVPASNRAFNDIQIVLKTDIMKGYRGNLFFPNQRVNRAEALAIFAQAYGVFQFDDDSVNEILASHPDATSIPTWARRAIATVVSEGFVKTDSQGNLSPLQPMTRGDMAYVLSKYLQRQQKLPDTPEVPTVPDNTVSP
- the dxs gene encoding 1-deoxy-D-xylulose-5-phosphate synthase, whose protein sequence is MHLSEITHPNQLHGLSIRQLQQIARQIRDKHLQTVAATGGHLGPGLGVVELTLGLYQTLDLDQDKVIWDVGHQAYPHKLITGRYSNFHTLRQKDGVAGYLKRCESKFDHFGAGHASTSISAALGMALARDLKGEKFKAVAVIGDGALTGGMALEAINHAGHLPKTNLLVVLNDNEMSISPNVGAIPRYLNKMRLSPPVQFIKDNFEEQFKQIPFVGESLSPELGRIKEGMKRLAVPKVGAVFEELGFTYMGPVDGHNLEELIATFQQAHQIQGPVLVHVVTTKGKGYELAEQDQVGYHAQNPFNLATGKAIPSSKPKPPAYAKVFAHTLVKLAEQNPKIIGITAAMATGTGLDKLQAKLPNQYIDVGIAEQHAVTLAAGLASEGMRPVAAIYSTFLQRAYDQIIHDVCIQNLPVFFCLDRAGIVGADGPTHQGMYDIAYLRCIPNMVLMAPKDEAELQRMIVTGINHTSSAIAMRFPRGNGYGVPLMEEGWEPLEIGKGEILRNGDDVLIVGYGTMVYPSMQAAEILSEHGIEATVINARFVKPLDTELILPLAKKIGRVVTLEEGCVMGGFGSAVAEALLDADIVVPIKRIGIPDVLVEHATPEESKAELGLTSRQIAERVMQAYFQKQVSAVV
- a CDS encoding response regulator; protein product: MTVNLLTINQQVHLNQLKRVLLIEDNHVNRMLLSDYLGYCGFNVKSLSKGTALFSTVNTFQPDLVLLDLKLPDIDGYWLLEQIQKHPYLSKIPVIVVSAFAFKADQERAIHLGARRYLVKPINLAALMMTIQEELACHCI